Part of the Caulifigura coniformis genome, CAGCCCAGGGGGGTGGAGCAGATCTCTTCATCCCGCGCGTGCAGGTTCGCCCCCCGGTCGAGGAAACAGGCCGCCGCGTCGATGTCCCCTTTGCGGGCGAATTGATGCAGTGGAGTGATCATCAGCCAGTCCGGCTGGTCCGGATTCATGCCATGCTCGAAAAGCAGGTCGTTGAGTTCATTGGTTTTCGACCCGACGAGCCAGCCGGGCCACGCGATGCGTCTGGGCAGGTCGGGCTGATACTTGAGAATCAGGTGAACGAATGGGGCATGTCCGTTCCCGGCGGCATTGCACAGCGCATCGGCATCATCCGCGAGGGCGGGGTTTGCTGCGAACATCGCGGCCCCGGTCCGGACATCCCCCTCGTAGCCCAGGATCTCCGCGCTCGTCGCGGCGCCGTACGAGCACAGCAGGTCGATCATCGCCTGATCGCCGTTCGAGACGGCCCGCGCCAACGCATCGGCCGAACTCTCCACGGCCTGGTTGGGGTTGGCGCCGTGCTCCAGAAGGAGTCGCGCGATCTCGTGATGCCCATTGGCCGCTGCGGAGTAGAGGGCATGGCCATCAGGGGCGATCCCTTCTTCCGGCAGGTTCGGATCGGCTCCCCGTTCGAGCAGCAGTCGGACGATGTCGAGATGCCCCTTCGCGGCTGCGTTCGTCAGCGGGGCGCCGGAGCCGACATAGTACGTCGAGTATTCCGAAACACGGTTGATCAGCCCCGGATCGCCGTCGATGAGCTCGCGGACGCGCTCGATCTCCCCGAGGTGGCAGGCCGTGTTGAGGTCGCAAAACGCCCCGTTGGCGAGCAGGTGGTCGAGCATCTGCCTGGGCGAAAGGGGCCAGTCCCGGGCAACGTCGCGCCAGCCACGGAAGTAGTAGTCGCCATTGACGAGTTGAATGGGGCGGGCCCCGTCGTAGCGCACCGCATTGACATCCGCTCCACGTTCCAGGAGCTCGTCGACCATCTCGATCTGTCGCGTCATCACGGCCCAGTGAATCGGCTGGTTCGACCGGGCGTCGCCCACGTGGAGCAGTTCGGGAGTCGCCTCGAGCAGGCTCCGGACCGCGGGGCGATCGCGATTCCGGAGGGCGGCTGCAATCGCTTCACCGCGCGG contains:
- a CDS encoding ankyrin repeat domain-containing protein; the protein is MQRPRELWLTDRLKWSTGRGVDVWDLFTACLAGDLPAVQRLIRRDASLVRAHWMYRTPLSFAVREGRTPVVAFLLDQGADPLSLAVNDSLLEICRDRGHHDVERVLSDHLENRLNASPRGEAIAAALRNRDRPAVRSLLEATPELLHVGDARSNQPIHWAVMTRQIEMVDELLERGADVNAVRYDGARPIQLVNGDYYFRGWRDVARDWPLSPRQMLDHLLANGAFCDLNTACHLGEIERVRELIDGDPGLINRVSEYSTYYVGSGAPLTNAAAKGHLDIVRLLLERGADPNLPEEGIAPDGHALYSAAANGHHEIARLLLEHGANPNQAVESSADALARAVSNGDQAMIDLLCSYGAATSAEILGYEGDVRTGAAMFAANPALADDADALCNAAGNGHAPFVHLILKYQPDLPRRIAWPGWLVGSKTNELNDLLFEHGMNPDQPDWLMITPLHQFARKGDIDAAACFLDRGANLHARDEEICSTPLGWAAKYGKREMVEFLLGRGARLSLPDEPDWARPLAWAERRGHGEIAETLRRYGAT